The Pseudomonas parafulva genome window below encodes:
- a CDS encoding IscS subfamily cysteine desulfurase, whose product MKLPIYLDYSATTPVDPRVAQKMADCLLVDGNFGNPASRSHVFGWRAEEAVENGRRQVAELINADPREIVWTSGATESDNLAIKGVAHFYQTKGKHIITSKIEHKAVLDTARQLEREGFEVTYLEPGEDGIITPAMVEAVLRDDTILVSLMHVNNEVGSINDIAAIGELTRARGVLFHVDAAQSAGKVEIDLQKLKVDLMSFSAHKAYGPKGIGALYVSRKPRVRLEAIIHGGGHERGMRSGTLPTHQIVGMGEAFAIAKQEMAAENVRIKALSDRFFKQVSDLEELYVNGSQTQRVPHNLNLSFNYVEGESLLMSLKDIAVSSGSACTSASLEPSYVLRALGRNDELAHSSIRFSFGRFTTEEEVDYAAQEVCKAVNKLRELSPLWDMYKDGVDISKIEWAAH is encoded by the coding sequence ATGAAGTTGCCGATCTACCTCGATTACTCCGCGACCACACCGGTCGATCCCCGTGTCGCGCAGAAAATGGCCGACTGCCTGCTGGTCGACGGAAACTTCGGTAACCCGGCCTCGCGTTCCCACGTGTTCGGCTGGCGTGCCGAGGAAGCCGTCGAGAACGGCCGTCGCCAGGTCGCTGAACTGATCAATGCCGACCCGCGCGAGATCGTCTGGACCAGCGGTGCCACCGAGTCCGACAACCTGGCCATCAAAGGCGTCGCGCACTTCTATCAGACCAAGGGCAAGCACATCATCACCTCCAAGATCGAGCACAAGGCGGTTCTGGACACCGCTCGCCAGCTCGAGCGCGAAGGTTTCGAAGTCACCTACCTCGAACCCGGTGAAGACGGCATCATCACCCCGGCGATGGTCGAGGCGGTGCTGCGTGACGACACCATCCTGGTCTCGCTGATGCACGTGAACAACGAAGTCGGCTCGATCAACGACATCGCTGCCATCGGTGAACTCACCCGTGCTCGCGGTGTGTTGTTCCACGTCGATGCCGCGCAGTCGGCCGGCAAGGTCGAGATCGACCTGCAGAAGCTCAAGGTCGACCTGATGTCGTTCTCCGCGCACAAGGCCTACGGGCCTAAAGGCATCGGCGCGCTGTACGTCAGCCGCAAGCCGCGCGTACGTTTGGAAGCCATCATTCACGGCGGCGGTCACGAGCGTGGCATGCGTTCGGGCACCCTGCCGACTCACCAGATCGTCGGCATGGGCGAGGCATTTGCCATCGCCAAGCAGGAAATGGCCGCCGAAAACGTGCGCATCAAGGCCCTGAGCGACCGCTTCTTCAAGCAGGTCTCGGACCTCGAAGAACTGTACGTCAACGGCAGCCAGACCCAGCGCGTACCGCACAACCTGAACCTGAGCTTCAACTACGTGGAAGGCGAGTCGCTGCTGATGTCGCTCAAGGACATCGCGGTATCGTCCGGCTCGGCGTGCACCTCCGCGTCGCTCGAACCGTCCTACGTGCTGCGCGCTCTGGGCCGCAACGACGAGCTGGCGCACAGCTCGATCCGCTTCTCCTTCGGTCGTTTCACCACCGAGGAAGAGGTCGACTACGCCGCGCAGGAAGTCTGCAAGGCCGTGAACAAACTGCGTGAACTGTCGCCGCTGTGGGATATGTACAAGGACGGCGTCGACATCTCCAAGATCGAGTGGGCCGCCCACTAA
- the iscU gene encoding Fe-S cluster assembly scaffold IscU gives MAYSEKVIDHYENPRNVGKMNAEDPDVGTGMVGAPACGDVMRLQIKVNEQGVIEDAKFKTYGCGSAIASSSLATEWMKGKTLDEAETIKNTQLAEELALPPVKIHCSVLAEDAIKAAVRDYKQKKGLI, from the coding sequence ATGGCATACAGTGAAAAGGTCATCGACCACTACGAGAACCCGCGCAACGTCGGCAAGATGAACGCGGAAGACCCAGACGTCGGCACCGGCATGGTCGGTGCTCCGGCCTGCGGCGACGTGATGCGCCTGCAGATCAAGGTCAACGAACAAGGCGTGATCGAAGACGCCAAGTTCAAGACCTACGGCTGCGGCTCGGCCATCGCCTCCAGCTCCCTGGCCACCGAGTGGATGAAGGGTAAGACCCTGGACGAAGCCGAGACCATCAAGAACACCCAGCTGGCCGAAGAACTGGCATTGCCGCCGGTCAAGATCCACTGCTCGGTGCTCGCTGAGGATGCCATCAAGGCAGCCGTACGCGATTACAAGCAGAAGAAAGGCTTGATCTAA
- the iscA gene encoding iron-sulfur cluster assembly protein IscA, with protein MAISMTEAAANHIRRSLDGRGKGEGIRLGVRTTGCSGLAYVLEFVDELASEDQVFENHGVKVIIDPKSLVYLDGTELDFVKEGLNEGFKFNNPNVRGECGCGESFNV; from the coding sequence ATGGCTATCAGCATGACAGAAGCCGCCGCCAACCACATTCGCCGCTCCCTTGACGGGCGCGGCAAAGGTGAAGGCATTCGCCTGGGCGTGCGTACCACCGGCTGCTCGGGCCTGGCCTACGTGCTGGAGTTCGTCGATGAGCTGGCGAGCGAAGACCAGGTGTTCGAGAACCACGGCGTGAAGGTCATCATCGACCCGAAGAGCCTGGTGTACCTCGATGGCACCGAATTGGACTTCGTCAAGGAAGGGTTGAACGAAGGCTTCAAGTTCAACAACCCCAACGTGCGCGGTGAATGTGGCTGCGGCGAAAGCTTCAATGTCTGA
- the hscB gene encoding co-chaperone HscB, translating to MGSPCHFALFDLQPSFRLDLDKLATRYRELAREVHPDRFADASEREQRLALENSAALNDAYQTLRSAPRRARYLLAISGHEVPQEVTVHDPDFLLQQMQWREELEELQDEADLDGVAVFKQRLKGAQSTLDEEFAACWDQAAERDRAERLMRRMQFLDKLAQEVRQLEERLDD from the coding sequence GTGGGTAGCCCTTGCCATTTCGCTCTGTTCGACCTGCAACCGAGCTTCCGCCTGGACCTCGACAAGCTGGCCACGCGTTATCGCGAGCTGGCCCGCGAGGTCCATCCCGACCGCTTCGCCGACGCCTCCGAGCGTGAGCAGCGCTTGGCCCTGGAAAACTCCGCAGCCCTCAACGACGCCTACCAGACGCTGCGCAGTGCGCCGCGTCGCGCGCGTTACCTGCTGGCCATCAGCGGCCATGAGGTGCCTCAGGAAGTCACGGTCCACGACCCCGACTTCCTGTTGCAGCAGATGCAGTGGCGCGAAGAACTCGAGGAACTGCAGGACGAAGCCGACCTCGACGGCGTTGCCGTGTTCAAGCAGCGCCTGAAGGGTGCCCAGAGCACTCTCGACGAGGAATTCGCCGCTTGCTGGGATCAAGCTGCCGAGCGCGACAGGGCCGAGCGCCTGATGCGCCGCATGCAGTTCCTCGACAAGCTCGCCCAGGAAGTGCGCCAACTCGAAGAGCGCCTCGACGATTAA
- the hscA gene encoding Fe-S protein assembly chaperone HscA yields MALLQIAEPGQSPQPHQRRLAVGIDLGTTNSLVAAVRSGRSEPLPDAQGNLILPSAVRYLEDRCEVGQAARDAASSDPFNSVLSVKRLMGRGLSDVKQLGEQLPYRFVGGESHMPFIDTVQGPKSPVQVSADILKVLRQRAEESLGGELVGAVITVPAYFDDAQRQATKDAARLAGLNVLRLLNEPTAAAVAYGLDQNAEGVVAIFDLGGGTFDISILRLTAGVFEVLATGGDTALGGDDFDHAIAGWIIEQAGLSADLDPATQRQLLQAACAAKEALTDADSVRVSHGAWSGELSRADFEGMIEPLIARSLKACRRAVRDSGVELEEVGAVVMVGGSTRVPRVRDAVGTLFGRAPLTSIDPDQVVAIGAAIQADTLAGNRREGGELLLLDVIPLSLGLETMGGLMEKVIPRNTTIPVARAQEFTTYKDGQSAMMIHVLQGERELISDCRSLARFELRGIPAMVAGAAKIRVTFQVDADGLLSVAARELGSGVESSIQVKPSYGLTDGEIARMLKDSFEHAGTDKQARQLREHQVDGERLLEAVQGALEADGERLLSGEEREAIEFQMQELRDLLNGTDGPAIEQQTKRLSQVTDAFAARRLDSTVKAALAGRNLNEIEE; encoded by the coding sequence ATGGCCCTACTGCAGATCGCCGAACCCGGTCAGAGCCCCCAGCCGCACCAGCGCCGCCTGGCGGTGGGCATCGACCTGGGGACCACCAACTCTCTCGTCGCCGCGGTACGCAGCGGCCGCAGCGAGCCGCTGCCCGATGCCCAGGGCAACCTCATCCTGCCGTCCGCGGTGCGCTACCTGGAGGACCGCTGCGAAGTCGGCCAGGCTGCCCGCGATGCGGCCTCCAGCGACCCGTTCAACAGTGTCCTGTCGGTCAAGCGCCTGATGGGACGAGGCCTGTCCGACGTCAAACAGTTGGGTGAACAGCTGCCATACCGGTTCGTCGGTGGCGAGTCGCACATGCCGTTCATCGACACTGTTCAGGGGCCCAAGAGCCCGGTGCAGGTGTCGGCCGACATTCTCAAGGTGCTGCGTCAGCGCGCCGAGGAATCCTTGGGTGGCGAACTGGTGGGCGCGGTGATCACCGTGCCGGCCTATTTCGACGACGCTCAGCGTCAGGCCACCAAGGATGCTGCGCGTCTGGCCGGGCTGAACGTGCTGCGCCTGCTCAACGAGCCGACCGCAGCGGCGGTGGCCTATGGTCTGGACCAGAACGCCGAAGGCGTGGTGGCGATCTTCGACCTGGGCGGCGGCACCTTCGACATTTCCATTCTGCGCCTCACGGCCGGCGTGTTCGAAGTGCTGGCCACCGGCGGCGACACGGCCCTGGGCGGGGATGACTTCGATCACGCCATCGCGGGCTGGATCATTGAGCAGGCGGGCCTGTCCGCTGACCTCGACCCTGCCACTCAGCGCCAGTTGTTGCAGGCGGCGTGCGCCGCCAAAGAAGCCTTGACCGATGCCGATAGCGTTCGCGTCAGCCACGGCGCCTGGAGCGGTGAGCTCAGCCGTGCCGATTTCGAAGGCATGATCGAGCCGTTGATCGCCCGTAGCCTCAAGGCCTGCCGCCGCGCCGTGCGCGACAGCGGCGTCGAGCTGGAAGAGGTGGGGGCGGTGGTCATGGTGGGTGGATCGACCCGTGTGCCGCGTGTGCGCGACGCGGTCGGCACGTTGTTCGGTCGTGCGCCGCTGACCTCGATCGACCCCGATCAAGTGGTGGCCATCGGCGCGGCGATTCAAGCCGATACCTTGGCCGGCAATCGACGCGAAGGCGGTGAATTGTTGTTGCTGGACGTGATCCCTCTGTCGCTCGGCCTGGAGACCATGGGCGGGTTGATGGAGAAGGTGATCCCGCGCAATACCACCATTCCGGTGGCGCGCGCCCAGGAGTTCACCACCTACAAAGACGGCCAGTCGGCCATGATGATCCACGTCCTGCAGGGCGAGCGCGAGCTGATCAGCGACTGCCGGTCGCTGGCGCGCTTCGAGTTGCGTGGCATTCCGGCCATGGTCGCCGGCGCGGCGAAGATCCGCGTCACGTTCCAGGTGGATGCGGATGGGCTGTTGAGCGTCGCCGCGCGCGAACTGGGCTCGGGTGTGGAGTCGAGTATTCAGGTGAAGCCTTCGTACGGCCTGACCGACGGCGAGATCGCCCGCATGCTCAAGGACTCCTTCGAACACGCTGGTACCGACAAGCAGGCGCGCCAGCTGCGCGAGCATCAGGTCGATGGCGAACGCCTGCTCGAAGCGGTACAGGGTGCCCTCGAGGCGGACGGCGAGCGCCTGCTCAGTGGCGAGGAGCGCGAGGCCATCGAGTTCCAGATGCAAGAATTGCGTGATTTGCTCAACGGCACCGATGGCCCGGCCATCGAGCAGCAGACCAAGCGTCTGTCGCAGGTGACCGATGCTTTTGCCGCCCGTCGCCTTGATTCGACGGTCAAAGCCGCACTGGCCGGGCGCAACCTGAATGAGATCGAGGAGTAA
- the fdx gene encoding ISC system 2Fe-2S type ferredoxin gives MPLVTFLPHEKFCPEGLTVEVASGTNILELAHEHHIEMESACGGVKACTTCHCIVRKGLESLEEADELEEDMLDKAWGLEAQSRLGCQVVVADQDLTIEIPKYSLNHAAEAPH, from the coding sequence ATGCCGCTGGTGACATTCCTGCCGCATGAGAAATTCTGCCCCGAGGGGCTGACCGTCGAGGTCGCGTCCGGCACCAACATCCTGGAGCTGGCCCATGAGCACCATATCGAAATGGAAAGTGCCTGTGGCGGCGTGAAGGCTTGCACCACGTGCCATTGCATCGTGCGCAAGGGCCTCGAATCCCTCGAGGAAGCCGACGAGTTGGAAGAGGACATGCTGGACAAGGCCTGGGGTCTGGAGGCGCAGTCGCGTCTCGGCTGTCAGGTGGTGGTCGCCGACCAGGACCTGACCATCGAAATCCCCAAGTATTCGCTCAACCACGCTGCCGAAGCGCCACATTGA
- the iscX gene encoding Fe-S cluster assembly protein IscX — MSLKWVDVLEIAIQLAESKPEVDPRYVNFVNLRSWVMELPDFSDDPARGGEKVLEAIQAAWIEEAD, encoded by the coding sequence ATGAGTCTGAAATGGGTTGATGTACTTGAAATCGCCATTCAGCTTGCAGAAAGCAAGCCGGAAGTCGATCCTCGTTACGTGAATTTCGTCAATCTGCGGAGTTGGGTGATGGAATTGCCCGACTTCAGTGACGATCCGGCGCGCGGCGGCGAAAAGGTCCTGGAGGCCATCCAGGCGGCCTGGATCGAAGAAGCCGACTGA
- the ndk gene encoding nucleoside-diphosphate kinase, producing MAVQRTFSIIKPDAVAKNVIGEITTRFEKAGLKVVASKIKQLSKAEAEGFYAEHSARGFFGELVAFMTSGPVVVQVLEGENAIALNRELMGATNPKEAAAGTIRADFAESIDANAVHGSDSEAAAAREIAYFFAATEVTTR from the coding sequence ATGGCTGTTCAACGTACTTTCTCCATCATCAAGCCTGACGCCGTCGCCAAAAACGTCATCGGTGAGATCACCACTCGTTTCGAAAAAGCCGGCCTGAAAGTCGTCGCCTCGAAAATCAAGCAACTGTCCAAGGCCGAAGCCGAAGGCTTCTACGCCGAGCACAGCGCGCGTGGCTTCTTCGGCGAACTGGTTGCCTTCATGACTTCCGGCCCGGTCGTTGTCCAGGTGCTGGAAGGCGAAAACGCCATCGCTCTGAACCGTGAGCTGATGGGCGCTACCAACCCTAAAGAAGCCGCTGCCGGCACCATCCGTGCCGACTTCGCCGAGTCGATCGACGCCAACGCCGTTCACGGTTCGGACTCCGAAGCCGCTGCCGCTCGCGAAATCGCCTACTTCTTCGCAGCTACCGAGGTAACCACTCGCTAA
- the rlmN gene encoding 23S rRNA (adenine(2503)-C(2))-methyltransferase RlmN, translating into MTTSTGKINLLGLTLPEMEQFFDSIGEKRFRAGQVMKWIHHFGVSDFADMTNVGKALREKLEAIAEIRPPEVVSEDISADGTRKWVVRVASGSCVETVYIPTDDRGTLCVSSQAGCALDCSFCSTGKQGFNSNLTAAEVIGQVWLANKSFGTVPAKIDRAITNVVMMGMGEPLLNFDNVIAAMKIMMDDLGYGISKRRVTLSTSGVVPMIDELAKHIDVSLALSLHAPNDELRNKLVPINKKYPLKVLLESCLGYMATLGGKRVLTVEYTLLKDVNDQPEHAAQMIELLRDVPCKINLIPFNPFPHSGYERPSNNAIRRFQDLLHHGGFNVTTRTTRGEDIDAACGQLVGQVMDRTRRSERYIAVRQLNADGSESADSAVRL; encoded by the coding sequence ATGACGACATCTACTGGCAAAATCAACCTGTTGGGGCTGACCCTGCCGGAAATGGAACAGTTCTTCGACTCGATCGGGGAGAAGCGCTTCCGTGCCGGTCAGGTGATGAAATGGATTCACCATTTTGGCGTGTCCGATTTCGCGGACATGACCAACGTCGGCAAGGCCTTGCGCGAAAAGCTCGAGGCCATTGCCGAGATTCGACCTCCGGAAGTGGTCAGTGAAGACATTTCCGCCGACGGGACCCGCAAATGGGTCGTGCGCGTTGCCTCCGGCAGCTGCGTCGAGACCGTCTACATTCCCACCGACGACCGCGGCACGCTCTGCGTCTCGTCGCAAGCTGGCTGCGCCCTAGACTGCAGTTTCTGCTCCACCGGCAAGCAAGGCTTCAACAGCAACCTGACCGCCGCCGAAGTCATCGGCCAGGTATGGCTTGCGAACAAATCCTTCGGCACCGTCCCGGCCAAGATCGACCGCGCCATCACCAACGTGGTGATGATGGGCATGGGCGAGCCGCTACTCAATTTCGACAATGTCATCGCCGCCATGAAGATCATGATGGACGATCTGGGCTATGGCATCTCCAAGCGTCGCGTCACCCTGTCCACCTCGGGCGTGGTGCCGATGATCGATGAACTGGCCAAGCACATCGACGTATCGCTGGCGCTGTCGCTGCACGCGCCGAACGACGAACTGCGCAACAAGCTGGTGCCGATCAACAAGAAGTACCCGCTCAAGGTACTGCTCGAGTCTTGCCTGGGCTACATGGCCACGCTCGGCGGCAAACGCGTGCTGACGGTCGAGTACACCCTGCTCAAGGATGTCAACGACCAGCCCGAACACGCCGCGCAGATGATCGAGCTGCTGCGCGACGTGCCGTGCAAGATCAACCTGATCCCGTTCAACCCGTTCCCGCACTCCGGCTACGAGCGGCCCAGCAACAATGCGATCCGTCGCTTCCAGGACCTGCTGCACCACGGTGGCTTCAACGTCACCACCCGGACCACCCGTGGTGAAGACATCGACGCGGCCTGCGGCCAGTTGGTCGGTCAGGTCATGGACCGCACCCGCCGCAGCGAGCGCTACATTGCCGTGCGCCAGCTCAACGCCGACGGTAGCGAGTCGGCAGACAGCGCCGTGCGCCTCTGA